TTAGGATCTGACTTTGCTCGAATGAACAGACCTCAGAACTGAAGCAGTATTGCGGTGCCTTGCATCCATGTACCTTTACTGACGTGAGGGGGCTGGAAAGCTGTGGTAGGACTGGAGCTGTTTTTTTTCGGGGGAGGGGCCCTCACGTTAGTCCACACTCAAAGCAGCATTGAGACACTCCGCTCATCAGCCTCTGGCGTCCCAACGGGCCACGGTCTCATTTTGCGCCAGGCCTCTGCCGCTCCTCAAGGTCAGCTGAGCGACGGCACGTGGGCACCTAACGGACCTCAGCTGTGGCACGAAACCAACTTCACTGGTACACGTTCACACGCTCGTACATGTTTTCTGTGCAGCATTTGAAATGTTGCTTGTGGACACAACGACCTAAATTATGTACATACACATAGCAAAGCATAGTACGATGCAATAAGTATATACTGTAATACTAATATTCTGATTGATGTATTTTGCATATTATGCATGTCTTGTAGGATTTCAGGAAGTATGATTTTATTTGGAAGCTAAttatagtttgaagaattttaaaatctcaagcatttgtcattttcatagGAGTGTGTGTAAGTTGAATTTATggcccccattttttttttgtcaactgaGCAGAAGGATAAAGTGTGAGTATTTGCTTCAGctgtttttgcatgtttttgatatTTTACCTCAACTTACTTTTATTAATCACCGATGGCCATTTTGCATATGATACTGTTGTTTGACCTGTGGATgtatttttcatcaattttcCATCCATTTCTTTACAAATATGTTACATGAACTGAGTTAGTTACATTATGTGTAGTGAACatgcataattgcatttattcATGCATTTCAAGAATATGCAAAGGGAATTTGGTTTGAAAGATGGCAAATTGGGAAGGATGTTGTTGCTACTGGCCAGTAATGTTTAATAGCTCAGCAATAGACTGCTACTCTCCTTTTTCAAATATAAAtgacaatgtttaaaaaataataataatgaaagttaTCCTCTAGTTTGTGTAACTCGACTTGGATTTGTTGAAAAGATGGCCATATCGCTCCATTTGTAATTACAGGTcataaaaaatcttttttgggggggggcagttgATATTTCTGTTTTTAGCTGTCACTTTGTAAGCCAGGGCATCTGATTTTTGCAACCCATTTACAGTCATTGAGTTGTGCATTGTTGTTCCTTTACCGCCCCATATGTGTGGCTTgggtcagatttaaaaaaaaaaaaaaaaaaaaagttcacggTTCTGCTACCTGCGCACGTGTTACTATTGACAGTCTCTTTGAAGCAAGGCCTTAACTTCCACCACTACTGAATGCCGTCCATTTCTGGCACCAAACAGAATCCTCACGTTTCATTCTCTGCTGGTGTCAGGatattaaaaaagcaaaacaaaaagaagcttatgctgttgttttctgACTGAAATGTTTTAGGACATGTATTCTAGCAAAGGGCCAATAAATTCTTGGTATTTAACTTGATTGTTCCTAAGAGACTTTTGtcgaaaaggggggaaaaaaacaagatacaaaaAGATCTCAGAGATGGAACAAACACTAAGTAAAATCATTTTCACGAACATAAGTGTTTACTGATCATCTttgatgatgtaaaaaaaaaaagggggggttgGGTAACCTAAGTATTCATAGTTCTATGGCGCATCAAACCATGAATATTAATTAGGTTGCctcttggttgtttaattttggTGTAAAACAGTTaatcatttttataaaatagcTGTTCTTCAAAGTACTGTAACTAACAACTAAagttatacacacacacgtggaCAAAATTTGTTGCTCCCCCCTGTTTAATGAAAGAAATCCCACAATGGTCACTGCAATCAAttgaaaagtacaaaaataaacaacagataaaaaatgtattaaaaagtctattagtttaaaaaatatatatgttgaaCAACAATTCTAAAGTACTTGattttgattgtttaatttttaatttattgttacttttgtaAGTTTCAAGTGATTTCAGTGACAATTGTGGGGTTTTCCTTCAATAACGTgttgggggggggcattttgtcacttggtgtcaactaaaaatgacatcacagtgcctaagggctcatgCTGCATTCGAGAAAAGTGGGAAATTGGATATTTTCCaacttcataccaggaagtgtgCAAGTGTCCCTTTCTACTCGGAGATCCGAGTTGCAAAATCGGACTTCACCGGCTGCAATCTGACATCACTCGAAAATGGCGGCCCCGAAAATGGAGACATAGACTGggaatggcaaaacataattgaCACGATAATAAACATACAGTTGTTGTCTATTTATTATAACATTCGAAATAAATAACGTGATTTTGTACTGACTGTGTGAACCAGAACAACAATCAATTGATCGGAATCAGGCATctttattgtttacatttgcctcgaaTGCTTTGAGGCCAGAACTGCAACAATCCaagtgggataaatccgacttcctACGTTCCACAAATGCAGCATTAGCTTGCAAAGCAGGTGAGATGTTCTGTTTGAAAAATATCTAAATATCTTGTAATTGCCCTTGGAAGACAACAGCATGATGATATCCAAGGTAGCCCATCGTTTTTAGCGTTGATGATGTTAGCGACTTGAAAATTGAGCTTTTATGAAAGTTACTCATTATTCAGTTAGCGGATGTCTCTGCATCTTCCCATGTAGATCTTCATCTCACCATCTTCAGCGAGCAAAGTCGTTTGGAAGGCCTCCTTAAATGTGTCCGTAAACGAGAGGTCAGACTCCAGCCTGACCTTGTTGGCCCAGATCACGCTCGTCCCTGGTTGGCAAAAGTGCTTCATGGTGGCCAGAAGCTCAAGCAGGTAGTCGTGATGGTAGACCGCATCTGCCGCCAAGATGTAGTTGTATCGATGCTCAGATGTGGGGTAGGCGTGCTCCAAGTCACCCCCCCATGGCAGAGCTACAACGGTGGGTGTGTACCTGCAACGCCCTTTAATGTTCCTCATTACATTGGACCTGAGGTTGCTTAGCACCTCAGGTAAATCCGTCGCTGTGACTGAAGCTCCTGAGGTCACAAATTGTAAACAGAGTATATACTAGTACACAAAAAGTCTGTGCGTGTGACCTGAACTCACCAAGCAGACTGGCCACAATAGTGACCAGTCCTGTTCCGGCTCCCAATTCGAGCACACGTTTGTCTCGGAGGTCCACTATGTGCCTGTTGTTGTCCAGGAAGGAGCACAGAGCGAGCGCCTGGAAAATGGATAATGCAGTAATTCACACTGACAATTGATTAGGGAATTATAAACCCATTTATCTATTCTccgatttgttttttaatatatgtttttaggggggttgctttcttttctttttgttgttcttttttcattAAAGATTTACACAGAATCGTAtggcattcacttgaaaaaaaaaatcagattttttttttctgaataactTTTTGAAGGGGGtgggaataatttttttcctatttttcgatatattttgtgtgtgtgttttattatcCCCCAgtttatcagatttttttttctgttttcatagtattggtatttttttactgttggtttttgggaatattttatttcataagaagcaaaaaaatatttttttaagtgagggggaaatttaaaaaaaactgaaaaaaacaaactgaaaatacttagaaaaacaggactattttttccaagtgaatgcaatacccTTTTCCTAggtttatcagcgtttttttgtgtgtgtttttggggtgaaaaaaaaaaactaaatttttgcACAAATACATCTCAAAAAGCTCCATCAATTATACATGAATTCGTGCACTGCCCCTATCTCCCACAAATTACAGGGTTTCACTGTATAGTTATatgttgtaatatcaccattcaccacatGATGGCAGACATTTCATGAACGAGAGGTTCAAGAACGCTTTGCACCGGAAAAAAAGTATACCAATACGTCTCAgtatattgtcattttttgatttttcaaaCCCTGAGTCGGTGaatcttttatacatgcattgagtATTAATTACGGTATGTACTGTGATGTACAATTGTATGCATGTAATTTGTCCTtacttaaaattgtatttttgtcatacatctggtttGTGGCCCCcaagtagcactgatgaaaaattgtggccccctgCAGAATTCGAGTTGCCCATCTCTGATTTAgaatcttcaattaacctaacatgcatgttggaAGTTCATGCAGATGGCGCACAGTTAGAATTGAGTCCAGATGCTACCCCTGGACTTTTTTTGTCTCTGAGGCAGTATCGTTGCTTACCGCTGGCCACATGACCGCTCCAAAAGATTCAATGGATTCATGAATGACAATGTCCTGTCCTCTGTAATGGTACACATCTCTCCCAAAGCTGCTGTTGATGCAGGGAACCCAAGCTGATATCCTGCCAGGCTGCATTTGTGTCACATCATGTACTTTCCCTAATGCATATTGTCGCAAAATTTCATGGCAACACTCTCTCTCTTCTTGGCTAATCATTCCCTCCCCGGTCTCCTTTCCTTTCTGAAGATCCTGGATTTCTCTCTCCTCACCATCCACGCACGTGGccattaaa
This portion of the Vanacampus margaritifer isolate UIUO_Vmar chromosome 4, RoL_Vmar_1.0, whole genome shotgun sequence genome encodes:
- the mettl21ca gene encoding uncharacterized protein mettl21ca isoform X2: MEEDEEQPEEMEESHSEDVHKRQGWNPCFFIRADKEMYNYVGQEIVIQEGLDSYGGMIWPAALALSQYLDSHRDQLNLMDKAVLEIGAGTGLLSVVASLLGAWVTATDLPDVLSNLRYNLSKNTRGRCRHTAQVAPLSWGYDLECTYPTSVYRYDYILAADVVYHHDFLDELLATMKHFCKPGTTLILANKLRVESDNTFLDKFKRLFHTRLLQEEESLIILMATCVDGEEREIQDLQKGKETGEGMISQEERECCHEILRQYALGKVHDVTQMQPGRISAWVPCINSSFGRDVYHYRGQDIVIHESIESFGAVMWPAALALCSFLDNNRHIVDLRDKRVLELGAGTGLVTIVASLLGASVTATDLPEVLSNLRSNVMRNIKGRCRYTPTVVALPWGGDLEHAYPTSEHRYNYILAADAVYHHDYLLELLATMKHFCQPGTSVIWANKVRLESDLSFTDTFKEAFQTTLLAEDGEMKIYMGRCRDIR
- the mettl21ca gene encoding uncharacterized protein mettl21ca isoform X1, with the protein product MKSNQRRWVRCHVTDSRGSRPCGKMFSPSPHTEESHSEDVHKRQGWNPCFFIRADKEMYNYVGQEIVIQEGLDSYGGMIWPAALALSQYLDSHRDQLNLMDKAVLEIGAGTGLLSVVASLLGAWVTATDLPDVLSNLRYNLSKNTRGRCRHTAQVAPLSWGYDLECTYPTSVYRYDYILAADVVYHHDFLDELLATMKHFCKPGTTLILANKLRVESDNTFLDKFKRLFHTRLLQEEESLIILMATCVDGEEREIQDLQKGKETGEGMISQEERECCHEILRQYALGKVHDVTQMQPGRISAWVPCINSSFGRDVYHYRGQDIVIHESIESFGAVMWPAALALCSFLDNNRHIVDLRDKRVLELGAGTGLVTIVASLLGASVTATDLPEVLSNLRSNVMRNIKGRCRYTPTVVALPWGGDLEHAYPTSEHRYNYILAADAVYHHDYLLELLATMKHFCQPGTSVIWANKVRLESDLSFTDTFKEAFQTTLLAEDGEMKIYMGRCRDIR